In a genomic window of Zingiber officinale cultivar Zhangliang chromosome 9B, Zo_v1.1, whole genome shotgun sequence:
- the LOC122023019 gene encoding uncharacterized protein LOC122023019 produces the protein MSVQKYVELRKKYRTPPPMRKELPIASRVKARHNQTSRQVVQDNVAKNKISGDATTVGEILSRTKQLKTPIVHSKKGDSVQVLHDITRPRISLMRTESPDKDANLDDIEGNSWDNNDNEEQNQIGGEDDENDRNENDIGCESMDIEEQSVSSEDDINELDEQAFLNIQSQPTAKDDAKKRGPTMMHHVHSRGADERKVIICNEFGQPIGPVIQQKNVVIELSQFLGTIGREYKYAPLVYQSWKKEKYIIPNVCKSWVLKSIGAAWRGYKCRVKRKHFSKYKDNKSRWNNRPKTIPEKDFLKLLGVWNQKEVKKNENPDKNPPSLAQLFERTRQRVEGRHYDEPYDDIAKNIEAMKNYKPSAMESGDADPFLAVMGKDYDGRCRLYGRGVTRKMLNKVSAPTPSYMVSEEVFESLRSTTEIEQRYKRDKAELEHLQKEIEANNERQRLELEKMRRDIDLQRDKIVEDAVQKVLAKLPPEIAKQYFS, from the exons ATGTCAGTCCAAAAATATGTGGAGTTACGTAAGAAATATAGAACACCTCCTCCAATGCGCAAGGAGTTACCAATTGCTTCACGTGTGAAGGCAAGACACAATCAGACTTCTCGTCAAGTTGTGCAAGATAatgttgcaaaaaataaaataagtggaGATGCAACTACTGTTGGTGAAATACTCTCACGGACAAAACAATTAAAAACACCAATTGTGCATTCCAAGAAAGGAGATTCAGTTCAAGTGCTCCATGACATAACAAGGCCTAGGATATCACTTATGAGAACTGAATCTCCTGATAAAG ATGCTAACCTGGATGATATAGAAGGGAATTCATGGGATAACAATGATAATGAAGAGCAAAATCAGATTGGAGGTGAAGATGATGAAAATGACAGAAATGAGAATGACATTGGATGTGAATCTATGGACATTGAAGAACAAAGTGTGTCTAGTGAAGATGACATCAATGAACTTGATGAACAAGCATTTTTAAACATCCAGTCACAACCTACAG CTAAAGATGATGCAAAAAAACGAGGGCCAACCATGATGCATCATGTTCACAGTCGCGGAGCGGATGAACGTAAAGTCATCATTTGCAATGAGTTTGGGCAACCTATTGGACCAGTGATACAACAAAAAAATGTTGTGATTGAGTTATCTCAATTTTTGGGCACAATAGGTCGTGAGTATAAATATGCACCCTTGGTTTATCAATCTTGGAAGAAG GAGAAATACATTATACCTAATGTATGTAAAAGTTGGGTGTTGAAATCTATCGGTGCTGCATGGAGAGGGTACAAATGTCGGGTAAAGCGAAAACACTTCTCCAAGTACAAAGATAACAAGTCTAGATGGAACAATCGACCTAAGACAATTCCAGAAAAGGATTTTCTTAAACTGTTGGGAGTATGGAACCAAAAGGAAGTGAAG AAAAATGAAAATCCAGACAAGAATCCACCTTCTTTAGCTCAACTTTTTGAGCGCACACGCCAACGAGTAGAGGGAAGGCATTATGATGAACCATATGATGACATCGCGAAAAATATT GAAGCTATGAAGAACTACAAGCCTTCAGCTATGGAAAGTGGTGATGCAGATCCTTTTCTTGCCGTTATGGGCAAGGATTATGACGGACGTTGTAGACTTTATGGTAGAGGAGTTACTAGGAAGATGTTGAACAAGGTCAGTGCACCGACGCCATCGTATATGGTATCTGAGGAGGTCTTTGAGTCTCTAAGAAGTACCACTGAGATTGAACAAAGATATAAGAGAGATAAGGCAGAATTAGAGCACTTGCAAAAAGAAATTGAAGCTAATAATGAAAGGCAAAGGTTGGAGCTGGAAAAGATGCGAAGGGACATTGACCTTCAACGTGACAAAATTGTTGAAGATGCAGTCCAGAAAGTTCTTGCAAAACTACCTCCGGAAATTGCAAAACAATATTTTTCCTAA